The following are encoded together in the Blattabacterium cuenoti BPAA genome:
- the pdxA gene encoding 4-hydroxythreonine-4-phosphate dehydrogenase PdxA: MNYRKKKIKVGFTTGDINGIGIEIFLKVCCKKKILDFFTPILFGSQKLCFYYKKILNMEINNIREIKNFKEVVDYKINVFNIWKEDIKFESIKINHPESGKYPILSLKKAVKALKEGKIDVLVTAPVNKKSMNSKNFSFFGHTEYLQNVLEGESLMFMIHDILKIALVTNHLPLKKVSSELNIKKIIKSIKILHQSLIIDFSIEKPKIAVLGCNPHSSDNGLIGNEENTKIKPAIDNLFQKQGWLIFGPYPSDSFFGNQNYRNFDAVLAMYHDQGLIPFKTLTFNQGVNFTAGLSHIRTSPDHGVAYDIAKKGIANENSFEEAIFNAIKIFKNRKEYMKFSLSRLS, encoded by the coding sequence ATGAATTATAGAAAAAAAAAAATTAAAGTTGGTTTTACCACGGGCGATATTAACGGAATAGGAATCGAAATTTTTTTGAAAGTATGTTGCAAAAAAAAAATTTTAGATTTTTTCACTCCAATATTATTTGGATCACAAAAATTATGTTTTTATTATAAAAAAATTTTAAATATGGAAATCAATAATATACGAGAAATTAAAAATTTTAAAGAGGTTGTTGATTATAAAATCAATGTATTTAACATATGGAAAGAAGACATTAAATTCGAATCTATAAAAATCAATCATCCTGAATCGGGAAAATATCCCATTTTATCTTTAAAAAAAGCTGTAAAAGCTTTAAAAGAAGGGAAAATAGATGTACTTGTAACAGCTCCAGTTAATAAAAAATCTATGAATTCCAAAAATTTTTCATTTTTCGGTCATACTGAATATCTACAAAATGTTCTAGAAGGAGAATCCTTAATGTTTATGATTCATGACATTTTAAAAATCGCCTTAGTAACCAATCATTTACCTTTAAAAAAGGTAAGTTCAGAATTGAATATAAAAAAAATAATAAAATCAATTAAAATTTTACATCAATCTCTTATCATTGATTTTTCTATAGAAAAACCCAAAATTGCGGTTTTGGGATGTAATCCTCATTCAAGTGATAATGGATTAATAGGGAATGAAGAAAACACAAAAATTAAACCAGCTATTGATAACTTATTTCAAAAACAAGGATGGTTAATTTTTGGACCTTATCCTTCAGATAGTTTTTTTGGAAATCAAAACTATAGAAATTTTGATGCTGTTCTAGCTATGTATCACGATCAAGGTTTAATTCCTTTTAAAACCCTAACTTTTAATCAAGGAGTCAATTTTACAGCTGGACTTTCCCATATACGAACATCTCCTGATCATGGAGTAGCCTATGATATAGCTAAAAAAGGAATTGCCAATGAAAATTCCTTTGAAGAAGCGATTTTTAATGCTATAAAAATATTCAAAAATAGAAAAGAATATATGAAATTCAGTTTATCAAGATTATCATAA
- a CDS encoding bifunctional riboflavin kinase/FAD synthetase — MKIYSLIDEFSSFDPCVFTLGVFDGVHIGHQEIIKNLIFRSRKKYCSVLLTFHPHPKEILNSDKKFFYLNTLSEKIYNLKKTGIEHLIIHPFTINFSRLRTKDFLKKILHPKYKIRKIITGYDSRIGTNRDNSYEELKKLSHSYGIKVYKVSPYKLKKKIVSSTHIRKSLLLGNIQWANQALGYFYTLSGNVIEGKGIGRMINFPTANLQVDSKKLIPKKGVYAVKINYLNNMYSGMLNIGINPTLEKKNRKIKIEVHIFDFFENLYGKKIDILMIRIIREEKKFNSIQELKKQIYIDKMNVQKFFYHEKKNR; from the coding sequence TTGAAAATTTATTCATTGATTGATGAATTTTCTTCTTTCGATCCATGTGTATTTACACTTGGAGTTTTTGATGGCGTTCATATAGGACATCAAGAAATTATTAAAAATTTAATTTTTAGATCTAGAAAAAAATATTGTTCCGTTCTGCTCACTTTTCATCCACATCCAAAAGAAATATTAAATTCTGATAAAAAATTTTTTTATTTAAATACTCTTTCTGAAAAAATATATAATTTAAAAAAAACAGGAATAGAACACTTGATTATTCATCCTTTTACTATCAATTTTTCAAGATTAAGAACAAAAGATTTTTTAAAAAAAATATTACATCCTAAATATAAAATTAGAAAAATCATTACTGGATACGATTCTCGTATCGGAACAAATAGAGATAATTCTTACGAAGAATTAAAAAAACTATCTCATAGTTATGGAATAAAAGTTTATAAAGTAAGCCCTTACAAACTAAAAAAAAAAATAGTGAGTTCCACTCACATACGTAAATCTCTTTTATTAGGAAATATACAATGGGCAAATCAAGCTTTGGGATATTTTTATACATTGTCTGGAAATGTCATAGAAGGAAAAGGTATAGGAAGAATGATTAATTTTCCCACTGCAAATCTACAAGTAGACTCCAAAAAATTGATTCCCAAAAAGGGTGTTTATGCTGTAAAAATTAATTACTTAAATAACATGTATTCAGGAATGTTAAATATAGGAATAAATCCCACTCTAGAGAAAAAAAATAGAAAAATAAAGATAGAAGTGCATATATTCGATTTTTTTGAAAATCTATATGGAAAAAAAATAGATATTTTAATGATTCGTATAATCCGTGAAGAAAAAAAATTTAATTCTATCCAAGAATTGAAAAAACAAATATATATAGATAAAATGAATGTACAGAAATTTTTTTATCATGAAAAAAAAAATAGATAG
- a CDS encoding F0F1 ATP synthase subunit epsilon: MKIRIISFHKILYQGNIISIIAPGIQGYFQILKNHAPFISILKNGFLKLESKDIKKEIKIEGGILQVNKNMILVIL, encoded by the coding sequence ATGAAAATCAGAATTATTAGCTTTCATAAAATTTTGTATCAAGGAAATATAATTTCTATTATAGCTCCTGGAATCCAGGGATATTTTCAAATATTAAAAAATCATGCTCCATTTATTTCTATATTAAAAAATGGTTTTTTAAAATTGGAATCGAAAGATATAAAAAAAGAAATTAAAATAGAAGGAGGTATTTTACAAGTGAATAAAAATATGATTCTTGTAATTTTATGA
- the leuB gene encoding 3-isopropylmalate dehydrogenase codes for MIKNISVIKGDGIGPEVIKQTIKVLNSIAIKYGHDFHYKNALAGSKAIEKFGNPMPEETINNCLKSDAVLFGCIGDPKYDQNPIGMRPEDGLLKLRKKMNLYCNIRPIFVFPKLDISPIKKELLNEIDFVIYRELTGGIYFGKKGRCKNGEKAYDYCIYSKAEIEKIGEKAFKAALLRKKKVTLVDKANVLETSRLWREVIQKISLDYPDIDLDFLYIDNASMQIIMNPKRFDIILTDNMFGDILSDESSVLTGSLGLLPSASIGNYKSMFEPIHGSYPQAKGKNIANPLGCILSGSMMLEYFGMYKEKNLLDEAVKNSIEKKICTPDIINSELSSTTEEVGNYIKNYIINQ; via the coding sequence ATGATAAAAAATATTTCTGTAATAAAAGGAGATGGAATAGGTCCTGAAGTGATAAAACAAACCATAAAAGTTTTAAATTCTATAGCCATAAAATATGGTCACGATTTTCATTATAAAAATGCTTTAGCTGGATCTAAAGCTATAGAAAAATTTGGAAATCCTATGCCAGAAGAAACTATAAATAATTGTTTAAAATCAGATGCTGTTTTATTTGGTTGTATAGGAGATCCAAAATATGATCAGAATCCAATAGGAATGAGACCTGAAGATGGATTGTTGAAACTCAGAAAAAAAATGAATTTATATTGCAATATTCGTCCTATATTCGTCTTTCCTAAATTAGATATATCTCCTATAAAAAAGGAATTATTAAATGAAATTGATTTTGTTATATATCGTGAATTAACGGGAGGAATTTATTTTGGAAAAAAAGGTCGTTGTAAAAATGGAGAAAAAGCTTATGATTATTGTATTTATTCTAAAGCAGAAATTGAGAAAATTGGGGAAAAAGCTTTTAAAGCGGCTCTTCTTCGTAAAAAAAAAGTAACATTAGTGGATAAAGCTAATGTATTAGAAACTTCTAGATTGTGGAGAGAAGTGATTCAAAAAATATCGTTAGATTATCCAGATATTGATCTAGATTTTTTATATATAGACAATGCATCTATGCAAATTATTATGAATCCTAAAAGATTTGATATCATTTTAACGGACAATATGTTTGGAGATATTCTTTCGGACGAATCAAGCGTTTTAACAGGGTCTTTAGGATTACTTCCTTCGGCTTCTATAGGGAATTATAAATCCATGTTTGAACCTATTCATGGATCTTATCCTCAAGCGAAAGGAAAAAATATTGCAAATCCTTTAGGATGTATTCTTTCAGGTTCTATGATGTTAGAATATTTTGGAATGTATAAAGAAAAAAATCTTTTAGATGAAGCGGTGAAAAATTCTATTGAAAAAAAAATCTGTACCCCAGATATTATTAATTCAGAATTATCTTCTACTACTGAAGAAGTAGGAAATTATATAAAAAATTATATTATAAATCAATAA
- the leuC gene encoding 3-isopropylmalate dehydratase large subunit, with protein sequence MIEESMSYNNVKKSLFDKVWDSHIIKKLENEIYVLYIDIHYIHEVTSPQAFLELKKRKLFIFRPNQIIATADHNVPTINQHLPISDFSSRKQINLLTDNCNQFGITLYGLGDKNNGIVHVIGPELGHTLPGMTVVCGDSHTSTHGAFGCIAFGIGTSQITMVMASQCLLLSKPKQMKIQLNGNLRKGVTPKDVILYIISKLGVDAGVGYFIEYTGAAIKKMSMEGRMTICNMSIEMGAKGGLIAPDQITFDYVKKCKKFQTLKEIKKKKIMEYWKSLKSDDNTIFDQEHVLNAEDIEPMITYGTNPGMAIKISEKIPKLNIDSKSLSYMDFSLGESLIGKTINYIFIGSCTNSRIEDLRLVASIIKGKKKATHVRVMIVPGSNQVIRQAKKEGLDKIFKDSGFDFRQPGCSACLGMNEDKIPSGEYCISTSNRNFEGRQGPGSRTLLTSPLTAAIIAIEGKIVDINKYIHEKIYDVN encoded by the coding sequence ATGATAGAAGAATCAATGTCCTATAACAATGTTAAAAAATCATTATTTGATAAAGTATGGGATTCTCATATTATTAAAAAATTAGAAAATGAAATATATGTTCTTTATATAGATATACATTATATACATGAAGTGACGAGTCCTCAAGCTTTTTTAGAGTTAAAAAAAAGAAAATTATTTATTTTTAGACCAAATCAAATCATAGCAACGGCAGATCATAATGTTCCTACAATTAATCAGCATTTACCAATTTCAGATTTTTCATCTAGAAAACAAATTAACTTATTAACAGATAATTGTAATCAATTTGGAATTACATTATATGGATTAGGAGATAAAAATAATGGAATAGTTCATGTAATTGGTCCTGAATTAGGTCATACTTTACCTGGTATGACTGTAGTTTGTGGAGACAGTCACACTTCTACTCATGGAGCTTTTGGATGCATTGCTTTTGGAATTGGAACCAGTCAAATTACTATGGTTATGGCTAGTCAATGTTTATTGTTATCTAAGCCTAAACAAATGAAAATCCAATTGAATGGAAATTTAAGAAAAGGAGTGACACCAAAAGATGTGATTTTATATATCATATCAAAATTAGGAGTGGATGCTGGAGTCGGATATTTTATAGAATATACGGGGGCCGCTATTAAAAAAATGAGTATGGAAGGAAGAATGACTATTTGTAATATGAGCATTGAAATGGGAGCAAAAGGTGGACTAATCGCTCCAGATCAAATTACTTTTGATTATGTCAAAAAATGTAAAAAGTTCCAAACGTTAAAAGAAATAAAAAAGAAAAAAATTATGGAGTATTGGAAATCTTTAAAGTCCGATGACAATACAATATTTGATCAGGAACATGTATTGAATGCTGAAGATATTGAACCAATGATAACATATGGGACAAATCCTGGAATGGCGATCAAAATATCTGAAAAAATTCCAAAATTAAATATAGACAGTAAGTCTTTGTCTTATATGGATTTTTCATTAGGTGAATCTTTGATAGGAAAAACGATAAATTACATTTTTATAGGAAGTTGTACTAATTCTAGAATAGAAGATTTAAGATTAGTGGCTTCTATAATAAAAGGGAAAAAAAAAGCAACTCATGTACGAGTGATGATTGTTCCTGGATCAAATCAAGTAATCAGACAAGCTAAAAAAGAAGGATTAGATAAGATTTTTAAAGACTCTGGATTTGACTTTCGTCAGCCAGGATGTTCTGCTTGTTTAGGAATGAATGAAGATAAGATTCCTTCAGGAGAATATTGTATTTCCACATCTAATAGAAATTTTGAAGGAAGACAAGGGCCAGGGTCTCGTACTTTACTTACTAGTCCTTTGACTGCAGCTATTATAGCTATTGAAGGTAAAATTGTAGATATTAATAAATATATTCATGAAAAAATTTACGATGTTAATTAG
- a CDS encoding PD-(D/E)XK nuclease family protein, protein MKKKIDRIIKDIFKNLNHKIIFISKTSTVIEYIQNKYSSKFSSETKFFTIEKFFETISGLKILDHHSILLYFFSFLKKDDFIEKKFHDFFNWGPKILNDFQNIDFNMVNVEHFFSSIISTEKINKWNLDFLKQEKFFFWEKIHEYYYILQSQLFKKGIAYHGMLFKTAISCLDSFLSKNLDTKIVLFLVQNIAFLNQCEKIFTKKIIQQGLVYDLCGKNISIFTLESLNQRRLLNSRTCSQYENLKIIGVSKEIEQVKTVKNIICKLIKKNQKPNKILLIPGDQNLTIPLAYSIKKLGINIFFNIDCSLNNIPIYYTFYFIFQLLLKKKKFKKFPRKDVIKVLSDGYIQKFFLKKNSILKKLSIENDSDFLFEDEIKKYLYRNDLWIIFKIQTNDIKMILISLISFIRKLKKLLLTNRRKHFLELIFISKLEIYIQKFRIIVRKTKNLSLEINDVFNIYEEFAHTENIRYIRKHRRRGLYVTGFIDVFLENFDVVIITSFNEGVIPPNYNNKNSSFIPFDMEKKLQINNTHEIFYFHHLTRIIQFSKQTYLIYKDQPDEINSGEKSRFIHRIEINSKISTEKIKKPFFPLNSKRLPIVIDKTKSIIRCLHELVNKGLSPSSIHLYNYNPLLFYYKKILKLRDPEKISYKKKIGKIIHKILKILYEPIKENFMTIDCIHEMKKDCESIVKKVLLEKEKIIEGNNMFFYCIIKNYVKKFISWDEKFVRRGHKIFIKEIERKVSSILNIGSKKIKLHGIIDRIDEYDGKTRILDYKIGFSKIKEINVSLKNIENIFYDTNYVNTMQLLVYVYLWFQSSILKGSKKESPIIGIISPEMNGDILQIPINIFRILKTNITYENYKINVLPFLIKRISDILDPSIPIIEKIY, encoded by the coding sequence ATGAAAAAAAAAATAGATAGAATTATTAAGGATATATTTAAAAACTTAAATCATAAGATTATTTTCATCTCAAAAACTTCTACTGTTATAGAATATATTCAAAATAAATACAGTTCAAAATTTAGTTCTGAAACTAAATTTTTTACGATAGAAAAATTTTTTGAAACTATTTCTGGACTAAAAATTTTAGATCATCATTCAATACTGCTTTACTTTTTTTCTTTTTTAAAAAAAGATGATTTTATAGAAAAAAAATTTCACGATTTTTTTAATTGGGGACCTAAAATATTAAATGATTTTCAGAATATAGATTTTAATATGGTTAATGTTGAACATTTTTTTTCTTCTATTATTTCTACAGAAAAAATAAATAAATGGAATCTTGATTTTTTGAAACAAGAAAAATTTTTTTTTTGGGAAAAAATTCATGAGTATTATTATATTTTACAATCTCAACTCTTCAAAAAAGGAATTGCTTATCATGGAATGCTTTTCAAAACAGCAATCTCTTGTTTAGATTCTTTCTTGTCTAAAAATTTAGATACAAAAATTGTATTATTTCTCGTTCAGAATATTGCATTTTTGAATCAATGTGAAAAAATTTTTACTAAAAAAATTATTCAACAAGGATTAGTTTATGATTTATGTGGAAAAAATATTTCAATTTTCACTTTAGAATCTTTGAATCAAAGAAGGCTTTTAAATTCAAGAACATGTTCACAATATGAGAATTTAAAAATTATTGGTGTTTCAAAAGAAATAGAACAAGTGAAAACTGTAAAAAATATCATATGCAAATTGATCAAAAAAAATCAAAAACCTAATAAAATACTTCTAATTCCAGGAGATCAAAATTTGACGATTCCATTAGCATATTCTATAAAAAAATTAGGAATTAATATATTTTTTAATATAGATTGTTCATTAAATAATATTCCTATTTATTATACTTTTTATTTCATATTCCAATTACTGTTAAAAAAAAAGAAATTCAAAAAATTTCCTAGAAAAGATGTGATCAAAGTATTATCCGACGGATATATACAAAAATTTTTTTTAAAAAAAAATTCAATCTTAAAAAAATTAAGTATCGAAAATGATTCTGATTTTCTTTTCGAAGACGAAATAAAAAAATATTTATACAGAAATGACTTGTGGATTATTTTTAAAATTCAAACTAATGATATCAAAATGATTCTTATAAGTCTTATTAGTTTTATTAGAAAATTAAAAAAATTGCTATTAACGAATAGAAGAAAACATTTTTTGGAATTGATTTTTATTTCTAAACTAGAAATTTATATACAAAAATTCAGAATCATAGTTAGAAAAACTAAAAATTTATCTTTAGAAATTAATGATGTATTTAACATATATGAAGAGTTTGCTCATACAGAAAATATACGATATATACGTAAACATAGAAGAAGAGGATTATATGTAACAGGTTTTATAGATGTTTTTTTAGAAAATTTTGATGTTGTGATCATTACATCCTTTAATGAAGGAGTGATTCCCCCGAATTATAATAATAAAAACAGTTCTTTTATTCCATTTGATATGGAAAAAAAATTACAGATCAATAATACTCATGAAATTTTTTATTTTCATCATTTAACAAGAATTATTCAATTTTCAAAACAAACATATTTAATATATAAAGATCAACCAGATGAAATTAATTCTGGAGAAAAAAGTCGTTTTATTCATAGAATAGAAATAAATTCTAAAATTTCAACCGAAAAAATAAAAAAACCATTTTTTCCTCTAAATTCGAAAAGACTTCCTATTGTAATTGATAAAACCAAATCTATAATTCGGTGTTTGCATGAATTAGTCAATAAAGGATTATCCCCTTCTTCTATTCATTTATATAATTATAATCCTCTTCTATTCTATTATAAGAAAATCCTTAAGTTAAGAGATCCAGAAAAAATATCTTACAAAAAAAAAATAGGAAAAATTATCCATAAAATATTAAAAATTTTGTATGAGCCTATAAAAGAAAATTTTATGACAATTGATTGTATCCATGAAATGAAAAAAGATTGTGAATCTATTGTAAAAAAAGTTCTTTTAGAAAAAGAAAAAATCATTGAAGGAAATAACATGTTTTTTTATTGTATTATAAAAAATTATGTAAAAAAATTCATTTCATGGGATGAAAAATTTGTTAGACGCGGACATAAAATTTTTATAAAGGAAATAGAAAGAAAAGTGTCTTCGATATTAAATATCGGATCAAAAAAAATAAAATTACATGGTATTATAGATCGTATAGATGAGTATGATGGAAAAACTCGTATTCTTGATTACAAGATAGGATTTTCAAAAATTAAAGAAATTAATGTTTCTTTAAAAAATATTGAAAATATTTTTTATGATACAAATTATGTAAATACCATGCAATTGCTGGTTTATGTTTACTTATGGTTTCAATCTTCCATATTGAAAGGAAGTAAAAAAGAATCTCCTATTATAGGAATTATTTCTCCCGAAATGAATGGAGATATATTACAAATTCCCATAAATATTTTTCGTATTCTAAAAACAAACATCACATATGAAAATTATAAAATAAACGTTCTTCCATTTCTGATTAAAAGAATTTCTGATATACTCGATCCTAGTATTCCAATTATAGAAAAAATTTATTGA
- the leuD gene encoding 3-isopropylmalate dehydratase small subunit — translation MKKFTMLISQAVPLSIEDVDTDQIIPARFLKEIRREECVKNIFMDWRYQEDGSLNKNFILNDSNFHGKILLSGRNFGCGSSREHAVWGLFDYGFRVIISSFFADIFKENALNNGLLTIEVSKSFLKELFHAVENNPKTKIKVDLINQKVTMLKTGKFEKFYIHPYKKNCFINGYDDIDFLISIKNDVKNFEKNRIFF, via the coding sequence ATGAAAAAATTTACGATGTTAATTAGTCAGGCTGTTCCATTATCTATAGAAGATGTTGATACGGATCAAATTATACCTGCTCGTTTCTTGAAAGAGATTAGACGTGAAGAATGTGTAAAAAATATTTTTATGGATTGGCGTTATCAAGAAGATGGGTCCTTAAATAAAAATTTTATATTAAATGATTCTAATTTTCATGGAAAAATTCTTTTATCAGGAAGAAATTTTGGATGTGGTTCCAGTAGGGAACATGCTGTATGGGGGCTTTTTGATTATGGATTTAGGGTGATAATATCTAGTTTTTTTGCTGATATTTTTAAAGAAAATGCATTAAATAATGGATTATTAACGATAGAAGTATCAAAATCTTTCTTAAAAGAATTATTTCATGCAGTTGAAAATAATCCAAAAACTAAAATAAAAGTTGATTTAATTAATCAAAAAGTAACAATGTTAAAAACAGGAAAATTTGAAAAATTTTATATTCATCCGTATAAAAAAAATTGTTTTATAAATGGTTATGATGATATAGATTTTTTGATTTCTATTAAAAATGATGTAAAAAATTTTGAAAAAAATAGAATATTTTTTTAA
- the atpD gene encoding F0F1 ATP synthase subunit beta translates to MHKKKFRGIITQIIGPVIDVSFREESYLPKIYDALEVHSSSKENKIVLEVQQHIGDRHVRCISMEITDGLKRGQEVYALDQPICVPVGESINGRIFNVIGDCIDGLEDLDRSKTKPIHSESPAFVDLSTNTEILYTGIKVIDLIGPYPKGGKIGLFGGAGVGKTVLIQELINNIAKEHGGKSVFAGVGERSREGNDLLREMLESGIIKYGKSFMESMKRGYWDLSKVDKESLKESKAVFVFGQMNEPPGARARVALSGLTLAEYYRDQYVEGKKGQDVLFFIDNIFRFTQAGSEVSALLGRIPSSVGYQPTLSSEMGSMQERITSTKTGSITSVQAVYVPADDLTDPAPAITFSHLDATTVLSRKIASLGIYPSVDPLDSTSRILSPDIINENHYNCAERVKKILQKYNSLQDIIAILGIEELSEEDQLIVSRARRVQRFLSQPFHVAKQFTGIEGEFVKIEDTIRGFNMIIDGELDDIPESAFNLKGTIEQVIESGKKMLSIYS, encoded by the coding sequence ATGCATAAAAAAAAATTTAGGGGAATAATTACTCAAATTATAGGACCAGTAATTGATGTTTCTTTTAGAGAAGAATCTTATCTTCCTAAAATTTATGATGCTTTGGAAGTCCACTCCTCTTCTAAAGAAAATAAAATTGTATTGGAAGTTCAACAACATATAGGAGACCGTCATGTTCGTTGTATATCTATGGAAATAACGGATGGATTGAAAAGAGGTCAAGAAGTTTATGCATTAGATCAACCGATTTGTGTTCCTGTAGGGGAATCTATTAATGGTAGGATATTCAATGTTATAGGAGATTGTATAGACGGATTAGAAGACTTAGATAGATCTAAAACTAAACCGATTCACAGTGAATCTCCTGCATTTGTAGATTTGTCTACTAATACAGAGATTTTGTATACAGGAATTAAAGTGATAGATTTAATAGGACCTTATCCTAAAGGAGGAAAAATTGGATTATTTGGTGGGGCAGGAGTTGGAAAAACTGTATTAATTCAAGAGTTGATTAACAATATAGCAAAAGAACATGGAGGAAAATCTGTTTTTGCAGGAGTTGGAGAACGATCTAGAGAAGGGAATGATTTGTTAAGAGAAATGTTAGAATCTGGAATTATAAAATATGGAAAGTCTTTCATGGAATCAATGAAAAGAGGGTATTGGGATCTTTCTAAAGTAGACAAAGAATCTTTAAAGGAATCTAAAGCTGTTTTTGTTTTTGGTCAAATGAACGAACCTCCTGGAGCCAGAGCAAGAGTAGCTTTATCCGGATTAACATTGGCTGAATATTATAGAGATCAATATGTAGAAGGAAAAAAAGGACAAGATGTCTTATTTTTTATAGATAATATATTTCGTTTTACTCAAGCTGGATCAGAAGTTTCAGCGTTATTAGGTCGAATTCCATCATCAGTAGGATATCAACCTACTTTATCATCTGAGATGGGTTCTATGCAGGAAAGAATAACTTCTACAAAAACAGGATCTATCACTTCAGTACAAGCCGTTTATGTTCCTGCAGATGATTTAACCGATCCGGCCCCTGCTATCACATTTTCGCATTTGGATGCAACTACCGTTCTTTCCAGAAAAATAGCATCTTTAGGAATTTATCCTTCAGTAGATCCTTTAGATTCCACTTCACGTATTTTATCTCCAGATATAATAAATGAAAATCATTATAATTGTGCAGAAAGAGTAAAGAAAATTTTGCAGAAATATAATTCTTTACAAGACATTATAGCTATTCTCGGAATAGAAGAATTAAGTGAAGAAGATCAATTAATAGTTTCTAGAGCTAGACGCGTTCAACGTTTTTTATCTCAACCGTTTCATGTGGCAAAACAATTTACGGGAATAGAAGGAGAATTTGTAAAAATTGAAGATACTATAAGAGGATTTAATATGATCATAGATGGAGAGTTAGATGATATTCCAGAGTCTGCTTTTAATTTAAAAGGAACCATTGAACAAGTTATAGAAAGTGGAAAAAAAATGTTGTCTATATATTCATGA
- a CDS encoding 2-isopropylmalate synthase, whose amino-acid sequence MEKNRIHIFDTTLRDGEQVPGCKLNTIEKVKIAKKLEFLGVDVIEAGFPISSPGDYQSVQEICKSVSNTVVCALSRAVEKDIEIAGIALKYAKLPRIHTGIGTSHYHIRYKFNSTPEKIIERAIHAVKYAKKYVEDVEFYAEDAGRTENEFLAKICENVIKYGATVINIPDTTGYCLPEEYGYKIRFLKENVKGIHKIILSTHCHNDLGLATANSLAGLMNGAEQVECTINGIGERAGNTSLEEIVMIIKQNNHLNLFTHINTKLISSMSHLVSKCTGMKVQANKAIVGMNAFSHSSGIHQDGIIKKRETYESINPEDVGIDQSSIILTARSGRAALAYRYKKLGHFLKKNSLDLVYSIFLKYADEKKEITDMELKTILEKANLNHKKNNKVLNNHHTNDRRINVL is encoded by the coding sequence ATGGAAAAAAATAGAATACATATTTTTGATACGACTTTGCGAGATGGAGAACAAGTTCCAGGATGCAAATTAAATACTATAGAAAAAGTAAAAATTGCTAAAAAATTAGAATTTTTGGGAGTAGATGTAATCGAAGCTGGATTTCCTATTTCAAGTCCAGGAGATTATCAATCTGTTCAAGAAATTTGTAAATCTGTTTCAAATACAGTAGTTTGTGCCCTATCTAGAGCCGTAGAAAAAGATATAGAAATAGCGGGAATTGCATTAAAATATGCAAAACTTCCTAGAATTCACACTGGAATAGGAACTTCACATTATCATATTCGTTATAAATTTAATAGCACTCCGGAAAAAATTATAGAAAGAGCTATACATGCTGTTAAATATGCAAAAAAATATGTAGAAGATGTAGAATTTTATGCTGAAGATGCAGGACGTACAGAAAATGAATTTTTAGCAAAAATTTGTGAAAATGTGATCAAATATGGAGCAACAGTGATTAATATTCCTGATACTACAGGATATTGTTTACCAGAAGAATATGGGTATAAAATACGTTTTTTAAAGGAAAATGTAAAAGGAATTCATAAAATTATATTATCAACTCATTGTCATAATGATTTAGGATTGGCTACAGCTAATTCATTAGCTGGTCTTATGAATGGAGCAGAACAAGTAGAGTGTACTATTAATGGAATTGGAGAAAGAGCAGGAAATACTTCTCTAGAAGAAATTGTTATGATTATTAAACAAAATAATCATTTAAATTTATTTACTCATATTAATACAAAATTGATTTCTTCTATGAGTCATTTGGTATCAAAATGTACGGGAATGAAAGTACAAGCTAATAAAGCTATAGTAGGAATGAACGCTTTTTCTCATTCTTCTGGAATCCATCAAGATGGAATCATTAAAAAAAGAGAAACTTATGAAAGTATAAATCCAGAAGACGTTGGAATAGATCAATCTTCAATAATTCTTACAGCTAGAAGTGGAAGAGCCGCTTTAGCTTATCGGTATAAAAAATTGGGGCATTTTTTGAAAAAAAATTCTTTAGATTTGGTTTATTCTATTTTCTTAAAATATGCAGATGAAAAGAAAGAAATTACTGATATGGAATTGAAAACAATATTAGAAAAAGCGAATTTGAATCACAAAAAAAATAATAAAGTGTTGAATAATCATCATACAAATGATAGAAGAATCAATGTCCTATAA